One genomic window of Phragmitibacter flavus includes the following:
- a CDS encoding ABC1 kinase family protein, translated as MQFNPLARQQRDLGRLTEIVKSLVRYGLADWMRPLPFSWIQEFFRSREGDKIADAPMVVRLRMVMAELGPTFTKLGQLLSTRPDLVGAEVAFELAKLQSSAPADSVEEIRQIIFEDLGAEPELLFAEFDPVAFASASIAQVHGARLMSGEAVVLKVQKPGIRKKIEADLSILAWLAEQAEKHSPQLRVYQPLEVVRQFERSLKHELDFDHERRNMEEFAHRFRNDPTVRFPKAWAAYSSKRVLTMERFEGVFGNDHAQLQASGSDLNTFALRGANMYLEMIFRDSFYHADPHPGNLMLLPGGVVGVLDCGMTGRLDERVRTEIENLVMAVGQSDPLALAGAVVRLAVHPPEGDREQLVAELSEFVADHTARPIGELELSPALQSLTGIIRRHHLMLPPSVSLLLRTLVLLEGTSQLLSPQFSLAAVIRPFYRRAIRRRLTPSRWINRFQRTVGDWDALLQTLPNDLSEMVQRVRTGKFQVHLDHRHLDPVINRLVLGIVVASLFLGSSLLWSMKAPPVLGGVSIFGAAGYAMAVYLGWKLFRAIRRSGDIGSDDEEGRG; from the coding sequence ATGCAGTTCAATCCGCTGGCACGGCAGCAGCGTGATCTCGGTCGGCTGACTGAGATTGTGAAATCGTTGGTGCGCTACGGGTTGGCGGACTGGATGAGGCCGTTGCCGTTCTCGTGGATTCAGGAATTTTTCAGGAGCAGGGAGGGCGACAAGATTGCGGATGCGCCGATGGTGGTGCGGTTACGGATGGTGATGGCGGAACTGGGGCCGACGTTTACCAAGTTGGGTCAGTTGTTGAGCACGCGACCGGATCTGGTTGGTGCGGAGGTAGCGTTTGAACTGGCGAAATTGCAGTCGAGTGCCCCGGCAGATTCGGTGGAGGAAATTCGGCAGATCATCTTTGAGGATTTGGGGGCGGAACCGGAGTTGCTGTTTGCGGAGTTTGATCCGGTGGCTTTCGCTTCGGCGTCGATTGCGCAAGTGCATGGGGCACGGTTAATGAGTGGGGAGGCGGTGGTGCTGAAGGTGCAGAAGCCGGGGATTCGCAAGAAGATCGAGGCGGATTTGTCGATCCTGGCCTGGCTGGCGGAGCAGGCGGAAAAACATTCGCCGCAGTTGCGGGTTTATCAGCCGTTGGAGGTGGTGCGGCAGTTTGAGCGTTCGCTGAAACATGAGTTGGATTTTGATCATGAACGGCGCAACATGGAGGAGTTTGCGCATCGGTTTCGGAATGATCCGACGGTGAGGTTCCCGAAAGCATGGGCGGCTTATTCGAGCAAGCGGGTGCTGACGATGGAGCGATTTGAGGGGGTGTTTGGCAATGATCACGCGCAGCTGCAGGCGTCGGGATCGGACTTAAACACCTTCGCATTGCGGGGGGCCAACATGTATCTGGAGATGATTTTCAGGGATTCGTTTTATCATGCGGATCCTCATCCGGGGAACTTGATGCTGTTGCCGGGCGGCGTGGTGGGGGTGTTGGATTGCGGAATGACGGGGCGGCTGGATGAGCGGGTGAGAACGGAGATTGAGAATCTGGTGATGGCCGTCGGCCAGTCGGATCCCTTGGCATTGGCGGGGGCGGTGGTCAGGCTGGCGGTGCATCCGCCGGAAGGAGATCGCGAGCAATTGGTGGCGGAGCTTTCGGAGTTTGTGGCGGATCACACCGCGCGGCCGATTGGCGAGCTGGAGTTGAGTCCGGCGTTGCAGAGTTTGACGGGAATTATACGGCGGCATCATCTGATGTTGCCGCCATCCGTGTCGTTGTTGTTGAGGACACTGGTGTTGCTGGAGGGGACGTCGCAGTTGTTGAGTCCGCAGTTCAGTCTGGCGGCGGTGATCCGGCCGTTTTATCGAAGGGCAATTCGTCGGAGGTTGACGCCGAGTCGTTGGATCAATCGTTTCCAGCGCACGGTCGGCGACTGGGATGCGTTATTGCAAACGTTGCCGAATGATTTGAGCGAGATGGTGCAGCGGGTGCGAACAGGCAAATTTCAGGTGCACCTGGATCACCGTCATCTTGATCCGGTGATCAACCGGCTGGTGTTGGGCATTGTGGTGGCGTCACTGTTTTTGGGATCGTCGTTGTTGTGGAGCATGAAGGCACCGCCGGTGCTGGGTGGGGTGTCGATTTTCGGAGCGGCGGGTTATGCGATGGCGGTGTATCTTGGTTGGAAGTTGTTCAGGGCGATCCGGAGGTCGGGGGATATTGGGTCCGATGACGAGGAGGGGAGAGGTTGA
- a CDS encoding sigma-70 family RNA polymerase sigma factor, whose product MGNDRSNPPGELGATARSFGGFDRLLAEHSSSIRLYVRSLMPGYEGADDLAQETLIKLWEKRDSFEEGTNFKAWAFQVGKFMVMNQRRKLSRSPVVMLDDELIEKIDQRWMEKEESLTDEHHRALKACLNLLKPEDQNLLHARYATAISLETYAEQEGTRSGTLKARLFRLRDALRDCIDRRLGHS is encoded by the coding sequence ATGGGCAATGATCGATCCAATCCGCCGGGAGAGCTCGGAGCGACTGCACGGTCGTTTGGGGGTTTTGATCGTCTGTTGGCGGAGCATTCTTCTTCGATCCGCCTTTATGTCCGGTCGTTGATGCCGGGTTATGAGGGGGCGGATGATTTGGCGCAAGAGACGTTGATCAAGCTTTGGGAAAAGCGCGATTCGTTTGAAGAGGGGACGAACTTTAAGGCTTGGGCGTTTCAAGTCGGCAAATTTATGGTGATGAATCAACGCCGGAAATTGTCGCGCTCGCCGGTGGTGATGTTGGATGACGAATTGATCGAGAAGATTGACCAGCGTTGGATGGAGAAGGAAGAGAGCCTGACAGATGAGCATCATCGAGCTTTGAAGGCGTGTTTGAATTTGCTAAAACCAGAGGATCAAAATCTTTTGCACGCCCGTTATGCAACCGCTATTTCGCTGGAGACATATGCTGAGCAGGAGGGCACCCGGTCGGGCACCCTCAAGGCAAGGTTGTTCCGTTTGAGAGACGCTTTGCGGGACTGCATCGACCGCCGACTAGGACATTCATGA
- a CDS encoding FecR domain-containing protein: MNPIPPEDSAKINRALDHLIDGSLSAEELLEVQEWMKADAKVLNLYLEKMSMESLLKDHVWIRKEPEVFTAPIKLRRVDRRRLVMLAAAACLALLLVLTLWMKPRQDAGAGLVSGERLPSVQFSAASVFEGVSSKTSDDGALPFGDGVVMQDGSVSIRLPSGVEALLKSPSRFSITGANRLKLDQGSGWFRVPPEAKGFAVDLPEMEVIDLGTVFTVRVDELEHQVQVEQGLVEVRQRTVGLGTQRLKAGEMLVRRANHETVQLVSGASLVDPDSLKDDAEVVFRESLTGVSDQPFSERIPLKGSWTVLEGIPQISHGRFVARSNFTHLMGRFSRPIEPSENAVVMVSFKSVSPMSLFHSEGFAGISLFDRDGELMFFGDKGEDSYSWELLTFGKNYRGPAEKRRAYDLAIQGSAETFTLRYRQRTGAFEVFRGWGAQGLPLIRGTTDAGLRFDGVRIANGEGGDFSFEDIEVSVVKETKGQ; the protein is encoded by the coding sequence ATGAATCCCATTCCTCCAGAAGACTCCGCTAAAATCAATCGTGCGCTCGATCATTTGATCGATGGCAGTTTGTCGGCTGAGGAGCTTTTGGAAGTTCAGGAATGGATGAAGGCGGATGCGAAGGTGCTCAATCTGTATCTCGAGAAGATGTCCATGGAGTCTTTGTTGAAGGATCATGTGTGGATTCGGAAGGAGCCTGAGGTTTTCACGGCACCGATCAAGTTGCGGAGGGTGGATCGACGACGGTTGGTGATGCTGGCTGCGGCGGCATGTTTGGCATTGTTGCTGGTGTTGACGTTGTGGATGAAACCGAGGCAGGATGCCGGGGCGGGACTCGTTTCTGGCGAAAGGTTGCCAAGTGTGCAATTTTCGGCGGCATCGGTTTTTGAAGGGGTGTCGTCCAAGACGTCAGATGATGGAGCGTTGCCTTTCGGTGATGGCGTGGTGATGCAGGACGGTTCGGTGTCGATTCGACTGCCAAGTGGGGTCGAGGCGTTGTTGAAAAGCCCTTCGCGGTTTTCGATCACGGGTGCGAACCGCTTGAAGTTGGATCAGGGATCGGGATGGTTTCGAGTGCCTCCGGAGGCCAAGGGGTTTGCGGTGGATTTGCCGGAGATGGAGGTCATTGATTTAGGCACAGTGTTTACGGTGCGGGTGGATGAGCTCGAACATCAGGTGCAAGTCGAGCAAGGGTTGGTTGAGGTGAGGCAACGGACGGTCGGACTTGGAACCCAGCGGTTAAAGGCGGGGGAGATGCTGGTGCGGCGCGCCAACCACGAGACGGTTCAACTGGTATCGGGAGCGTCTTTGGTTGACCCGGATTCCTTGAAGGATGACGCAGAGGTCGTATTCCGAGAGTCGTTAACGGGTGTGTCGGACCAGCCATTTTCGGAACGGATACCGTTGAAGGGTAGTTGGACTGTTTTGGAAGGTATTCCGCAGATCAGTCATGGGCGGTTTGTGGCCAGGTCGAACTTCACGCATTTGATGGGCCGGTTTTCCCGTCCCATTGAGCCTTCGGAAAATGCGGTAGTTATGGTGAGCTTCAAATCGGTGTCTCCGATGTCGCTGTTTCACTCCGAAGGATTTGCCGGCATCAGTTTGTTTGACCGGGATGGGGAACTGATGTTTTTTGGCGACAAAGGGGAAGATTCTTACTCTTGGGAACTGTTGACTTTTGGTAAAAATTATCGGGGTCCGGCGGAGAAACGGAGGGCTTATGATCTTGCGATTCAAGGCAGTGCGGAAACCTTTACGCTGCGATACCGTCAGCGCACCGGTGCTTTTGAAGTGTTTCGCGGATGGGGGGCACAGGGTTTGCCGTTGATTCGCGGAACGACGGATGCTGGCTTGCGATTTGACGGAGTGAGAATCGCCAATGGTGAAGGCGGGGATTTCTCTTTTGAGGATATTGAGGTGTCGGTGGTGAAGGAGACGAAGGGCCAATGA
- a CDS encoding alginate lyase family protein: MVRQSALLVCLHLVFLPIGVNGQEAASGAKMVVQQDRERILTAAEAVLAKMPFSITFDRSPLSEGGPDEFFSMSDHYWPDPAKADGKPYIMRDGQSNPGNFNQHRETLMAMRDATSVLAAAYWLTKDERYAAKAVEMLKVFFLDEGTRMHPSLDHAQAIIGKPTPDRGTGLIDTLHLVEVPLSVLTLRNSKAMKVEVFDGLRQWFADYTSWLVSSSKGKNEAKAINNHAVAYWLQVASFATLTENEALLVECRRQFKEVFIGVQMAVDGGFPLELGRTKPYAYSIFQLDNMTALCQLLSSSSDNLWTFTTSDGKCMRRAMAFLYPFLADKSSWPLKPDVHAWEGWPVRQSALLFGGIAFHEDKYLRLWRSLNADPEAFEIRRNNAITQPFLWTALFDHSTATAAPKKLRAKDVFEPNQRIMFADIFKGLPFERWNISEDDRYSLPVASSERIQVVDAPGPCEDGKAVKFVVRRAPNSFRSEISLPHEEGFQERWYAAKIFIPEDWVFDPLKAQDIVLQWHGIPGNWKPTHPNLAISISNDRWYIRQSFGSPQEGVSRNSERLEESVQRGQWVSWIIHAKWHPGAEGLLQIWKDGKLVFNQAGPNVYGTIGVEYTPYFKTGIYRPEWHVNTERKLENFRTEVAESKIKTVFVSDVKVGSERARLEDFIGNASK; the protein is encoded by the coding sequence ATGGTTCGCCAATCTGCTTTACTCGTCTGTCTGCATCTGGTTTTTTTGCCAATAGGGGTGAATGGTCAGGAAGCAGCTTCTGGGGCAAAAATGGTGGTGCAACAGGATCGTGAGCGCATCTTAACTGCGGCTGAAGCGGTGCTCGCCAAGATGCCATTCAGCATTACTTTTGACCGATCTCCCCTAAGCGAAGGTGGGCCGGACGAGTTCTTCTCGATGAGCGATCATTACTGGCCTGATCCTGCCAAGGCGGACGGCAAACCATACATCATGAGGGATGGTCAGTCGAACCCGGGGAATTTTAATCAACACCGGGAAACCCTGATGGCGATGCGGGATGCCACGTCTGTTTTGGCGGCAGCGTATTGGCTGACAAAAGATGAACGTTATGCCGCCAAGGCAGTGGAGATGCTGAAGGTGTTTTTTCTTGATGAGGGGACTCGAATGCATCCCAGTCTGGATCATGCTCAGGCAATCATAGGCAAGCCGACGCCGGACCGGGGGACCGGACTGATTGATACCTTGCATTTGGTGGAAGTGCCGTTGTCGGTGCTGACGCTGCGTAATTCCAAGGCGATGAAGGTGGAAGTTTTTGATGGCTTGCGGCAGTGGTTCGCCGATTACACTTCCTGGCTTGTTAGCAGTTCCAAGGGGAAGAATGAGGCGAAAGCGATAAACAATCACGCCGTGGCCTACTGGCTTCAAGTGGCGTCATTCGCGACGCTTACGGAAAATGAAGCGTTGTTGGTCGAATGCCGACGTCAATTTAAGGAGGTTTTCATCGGTGTGCAGATGGCTGTGGATGGTGGCTTTCCATTGGAGTTGGGGCGAACAAAACCGTATGCCTATTCGATTTTCCAACTGGATAACATGACGGCGCTTTGCCAGCTGTTATCCAGTTCGTCGGACAATCTTTGGACGTTTACGACGAGCGACGGCAAATGCATGCGAAGAGCCATGGCCTTTTTGTATCCTTTTCTTGCCGATAAATCCTCCTGGCCTTTGAAACCCGATGTTCATGCTTGGGAGGGATGGCCAGTTCGTCAATCGGCGTTGTTGTTTGGAGGCATCGCCTTTCACGAGGACAAATATTTGCGGTTGTGGCGCAGTTTGAATGCCGATCCAGAAGCATTCGAAATTCGGCGAAATAACGCCATCACGCAGCCTTTTTTGTGGACTGCGCTGTTTGATCATTCGACCGCGACCGCTGCGCCAAAGAAACTGCGTGCCAAGGATGTTTTTGAGCCAAACCAAAGGATCATGTTCGCAGACATTTTCAAGGGTTTGCCTTTTGAAAGGTGGAACATTTCGGAAGATGATCGATATTCACTTCCGGTTGCTAGTTCGGAACGCATTCAGGTGGTGGATGCGCCGGGACCATGTGAAGATGGCAAGGCCGTGAAGTTTGTGGTGAGAAGGGCACCCAACTCATTTAGGTCGGAAATTTCACTGCCTCATGAAGAGGGGTTTCAGGAGCGATGGTATGCGGCCAAAATTTTCATTCCTGAAGATTGGGTATTTGATCCATTAAAGGCGCAGGATATCGTTTTGCAGTGGCATGGCATACCTGGCAATTGGAAACCTACGCATCCCAACCTGGCTATCTCCATCAGCAATGACCGATGGTATATACGGCAGAGTTTTGGTTCGCCACAAGAGGGGGTGTCTCGAAACAGTGAACGGCTTGAAGAGTCTGTGCAGAGGGGGCAATGGGTCTCTTGGATCATTCATGCCAAGTGGCATCCTGGTGCCGAGGGATTGTTGCAGATTTGGAAGGACGGTAAATTGGTGTTTAATCAAGCCGGGCCAAATGTGTATGGCACCATCGGCGTGGAATATACCCCTTACTTCAAGACTGGAATCTACCGGCCTGAGTGGCATGTCAATACTGAGCGCAAGTTGGAAAATTTTAGGACCGAAGTGGCGGAATCCAAGATAAAGACGGTGTTCGTCAGTGATGTGAAAGTCGGTAGTGAACGGGCACGATTGGAAGACTTCATCGGCAACGCCTCAAAGTAA
- a CDS encoding sulfatase, translating into MTFNMMILIGWSLLFTGLVQAEDRRNHPNVLLIAVDDLNDWIGCMKGHPQARTPHMDKLAARGVLFTNAYCAAPVCLASRTAIFCGRYPDQTGVFSNWGKTRGKMPAKSLQMPLHFSATGYETLGAGKLYHAASPQFFDDYFDTEQRWSPFTQEQAQYTEAELPSKGSDSPEHLVVDGPGGKDWILPLNGLPSERNADGKEGESFDWGAVDVADVEMGDTRITNWAMEKLGGQRTKPFFLGVGYYRPHIPLFAPQQDFDVLPPVEAIQLPLCIPDDLDDLGEAGRRFALDPITAGTHQLVTDHAQWKQAVRAYLACIGYVDRQIGRLITKLDDSEHAGNTWIILFSDHGWQLGEKQHWGKWTGWRTSSRMPLIIVPPANLQLPRGKVCAEPVSLMDLYPTLIEVCGLAEKKEVAGRSLMPLLKNPEQDNGRAVVTAFDPGNHALSTREWRYLRYENGEEELYHVHADPHEWHNLVNVAQHRSILTEMRHRLESELLDIREQ; encoded by the coding sequence ATGACATTCAACATGATGATTTTGATAGGGTGGAGCTTGCTTTTTACTGGCCTGGTTCAAGCTGAAGATCGACGAAATCATCCGAATGTTTTGTTGATCGCGGTGGACGATCTCAACGATTGGATCGGGTGCATGAAGGGGCATCCACAGGCGAGGACACCGCACATGGACAAGCTTGCAGCACGCGGGGTGTTGTTCACCAATGCTTATTGTGCTGCACCGGTTTGTCTGGCTTCGCGCACGGCAATCTTTTGTGGTCGATATCCTGATCAGACAGGTGTTTTTAGTAACTGGGGGAAGACGCGTGGAAAGATGCCTGCAAAGTCATTGCAGATGCCGCTTCACTTTTCAGCAACGGGATATGAGACACTTGGTGCTGGCAAACTTTATCACGCAGCCTCGCCGCAATTTTTTGATGACTATTTCGATACCGAGCAGCGCTGGAGTCCATTCACTCAAGAGCAGGCGCAATATACGGAAGCGGAATTGCCGAGTAAAGGGAGTGACTCGCCGGAGCATTTGGTGGTTGATGGCCCCGGTGGGAAAGACTGGATTTTGCCCCTAAACGGACTACCCAGTGAACGCAATGCTGATGGTAAAGAAGGGGAGTCGTTTGATTGGGGGGCTGTCGATGTTGCGGATGTTGAGATGGGAGACACGCGCATCACTAACTGGGCGATGGAAAAACTGGGTGGGCAAAGGACCAAACCGTTTTTTCTCGGAGTAGGATATTACCGGCCACACATTCCGCTTTTTGCGCCGCAACAAGATTTTGATGTCCTGCCGCCGGTGGAGGCGATTCAACTGCCGTTATGCATCCCTGATGATTTGGACGACTTAGGGGAGGCAGGCAGACGGTTTGCACTAGATCCAATTACGGCAGGCACCCATCAGTTGGTGACTGATCACGCGCAATGGAAACAGGCGGTGCGGGCCTATCTGGCGTGCATTGGTTATGTGGATCGTCAGATCGGGAGGTTGATTACCAAGCTGGATGACAGCGAGCACGCGGGGAATACGTGGATCATTTTGTTTAGCGATCATGGCTGGCAGTTGGGGGAAAAGCAGCATTGGGGCAAGTGGACAGGTTGGAGGACATCGTCACGTATGCCTTTGATCATTGTTCCACCTGCCAATTTACAATTGCCGCGAGGGAAGGTTTGTGCTGAACCGGTGAGTCTAATGGACTTGTATCCGACGCTGATTGAAGTGTGTGGTTTGGCAGAAAAGAAAGAGGTGGCTGGCAGGTCTTTGATGCCATTGTTGAAGAATCCGGAGCAGGACAATGGACGTGCAGTTGTGACGGCTTTTGATCCGGGTAATCATGCCTTGTCTACCCGGGAATGGCGTTATCTTCGTTATGAAAATGGGGAGGAGGAGCTTTACCATGTTCATGCTGATCCGCATGAATGGCACAACCTTGTTAACGTAGCGCAACACCGTTCCATCTTGACAGAAATGCGTCACAGGCTTGAAAGTGAACTGCTCGACATTCGGGAGCAGTAG
- a CDS encoding PEP-CTERM sorting domain-containing protein: MNSLNITGGTVRIQSDAAANDHVLTLTNGGTIASGGVVLFGGDQANVSGNERSLDVRLGGDINTSGTSGGNIDLFGGTMLSSTSTAGRNIYANVRIGFGQGASTSAIFGSSTNTGSLFISGNLSTFGGSRRIDVVSGMTVEASGNYLNANSGSAASLTTAGGGVLKVGGVASNSAINTFVVGAGTDTTTLELTGSGVMSSTGSATGTMGNNFSINSVNAVLKFNSSFAQSATAGVQNFAGVISGGGRLVQEGNGVLALTNNNTYTGTTTVSGGVLQVGSGGVGSTGTGGVTIQNGGTLRGTGTIRSSLFAAQLGAVIQAGDDGAATSFGTLKFTPASGSGIFDFQSGSSVSLGLNPSGSGDLLSFDGLSAGTLVFDGDLLVSAAGFVPTSVQVFNLLDWINVDTVTFNSRYNAASYAGLLLGNGDDNLGFDLPDISGSGYGWDIGQFQTNGTIATALLVPEPSALWLGAVGLAAMMFRRKRRMGTELS; this comes from the coding sequence ATGAACTCTTTGAACATCACTGGTGGGACTGTGAGAATTCAGTCGGACGCTGCCGCCAATGATCATGTGCTTACTCTCACCAATGGTGGAACGATTGCGTCTGGTGGCGTGGTGTTGTTTGGTGGAGATCAAGCCAATGTGTCTGGCAATGAGCGGTCGCTTGATGTGAGGCTTGGCGGCGACATCAATACCAGTGGCACGAGTGGGGGCAACATTGATCTTTTTGGGGGCACCATGCTGTCGTCCACTTCTACCGCGGGAAGGAATATTTACGCCAATGTGCGGATCGGTTTTGGCCAGGGAGCAAGCACCTCAGCAATTTTTGGGAGCAGCACAAACACCGGTTCACTGTTCATCAGCGGCAACCTTTCCACCTTTGGTGGTTCGCGCCGCATTGATGTGGTGTCAGGGATGACGGTTGAAGCTTCGGGCAACTATTTGAATGCCAACTCGGGTAGTGCAGCGTCGTTGACGACGGCTGGTGGAGGGGTTTTGAAGGTTGGCGGAGTCGCGTCGAATAGTGCCATCAACACGTTTGTCGTTGGTGCCGGCACGGATACAACAACGCTGGAACTGACTGGAAGTGGAGTGATGTCGTCTACTGGGTCTGCGACAGGAACCATGGGCAATAATTTTTCAATAAACTCGGTCAATGCGGTGTTGAAGTTCAACTCCTCTTTTGCACAGTCGGCCACGGCGGGGGTGCAAAACTTTGCGGGTGTTATTTCTGGAGGAGGACGTCTTGTTCAGGAAGGTAATGGAGTTTTGGCGTTGACCAACAACAACACTTACACCGGCACAACGACGGTAAGTGGTGGGGTTTTGCAGGTAGGCAGTGGAGGCGTTGGGTCTACCGGAACCGGTGGAGTTACCATTCAGAATGGTGGAACATTGCGCGGCACGGGAACGATTCGCAGCAGTCTGTTTGCGGCGCAACTGGGAGCGGTGATCCAAGCGGGGGACGATGGCGCAGCGACAAGTTTTGGAACGCTGAAGTTCACTCCGGCTTCGGGCAGCGGCATTTTTGATTTTCAAAGCGGCAGCAGTGTCAGTTTGGGCCTCAATCCCAGCGGCTCAGGTGATTTGCTTAGTTTCGATGGTTTGTCTGCTGGCACGTTAGTGTTTGATGGGGACCTGCTGGTGTCGGCGGCAGGTTTTGTGCCGACATCAGTGCAGGTTTTTAACCTGCTTGATTGGATCAATGTCGATACCGTCACGTTTAACAGCCGTTACAATGCGGCTTCTTATGCGGGGCTGCTGCTTGGCAACGGCGATGATAACTTGGGTTTTGATTTGCCGGATATTTCGGGATCGGGTTATGGATGGGATATTGGCCAGTTTCAGACCAACGGGACGATTGCGACTGCTTTGCTGGTGCCGGAGCCTTCCGCATTGTGGTTGGGCGCGGTTGGATTGGCAGCGATGATGTTTAGACGCAAACGCCGGATGGGGACGGAGTTGAGTTGA
- a CDS encoding ThuA domain-containing protein — translation MRILRLPTFILAGIFAFTTFAEAAPKKLLVVSITTGFRHSSIETGEKVLAELATKSGAFTVDFVQQPEPAPKNPNKPKREAKDTDETFKAKEEAYAAAMAEFLPLRKAWEDKITAYAHGKLATENIQQYDGFVFCNTTGELPFPDPQAFIDLIKGGKAFIAMHSGSDTFHKFRPYVDMLGGEFQTHKAQVEVEPIIHDKAHPATQPFPGGYKVFDEIYIFKSYDPATVHGLLGLNAHPNDGTPGYYPISWNKEFGKGKVFYTSLGHREDVWDPTWKAGTNERKNAPEIAQVYQDHILGGILWALGLKEGDATLGNVK, via the coding sequence ATGCGAATCCTTCGTCTTCCCACCTTCATCCTCGCGGGCATCTTTGCCTTCACCACCTTCGCCGAAGCCGCCCCCAAAAAGCTGCTCGTTGTCTCCATCACCACAGGCTTCCGCCACTCCTCCATCGAGACCGGCGAAAAAGTCCTCGCCGAATTGGCCACCAAAAGCGGAGCCTTCACCGTCGACTTCGTTCAACAGCCCGAACCCGCACCAAAAAACCCCAACAAACCCAAACGCGAAGCCAAAGATACCGACGAAACCTTCAAGGCCAAAGAAGAAGCCTACGCCGCCGCCATGGCCGAATTTCTTCCCCTCCGCAAAGCTTGGGAAGACAAAATCACTGCCTACGCCCACGGCAAGCTGGCGACTGAAAACATTCAGCAATACGACGGCTTCGTCTTCTGCAACACCACCGGCGAACTCCCCTTCCCCGACCCCCAGGCTTTCATTGACCTGATCAAAGGCGGCAAAGCTTTCATCGCGATGCACTCCGGTTCCGACACCTTCCACAAATTCCGTCCCTATGTTGACATGCTCGGCGGCGAATTCCAAACCCACAAAGCCCAAGTGGAAGTCGAGCCCATCATCCACGACAAAGCCCATCCCGCCACCCAACCCTTCCCCGGCGGCTACAAAGTCTTCGACGAAATCTACATCTTCAAATCCTACGACCCCGCGACCGTCCATGGTCTCCTCGGCCTGAATGCCCATCCAAACGACGGCACCCCTGGCTATTACCCCATCAGCTGGAACAAGGAATTCGGCAAAGGCAAAGTCTTCTACACCAGCCTCGGCCACCGCGAAGACGTTTGGGATCCCACTTGGAAAGCCGGCACCAACGAGCGCAAAAACGCCCCTGAAATCGCCCAGGTCTATCAAGACCACATCCTCGGCGGGATTCTTTGGGCCCTCGGCCTCAAAGAAGGCGACGCCACCCTGGGCAATGTGAAGTAA
- a CDS encoding aspartate kinase: MSLIVQKYGGTSVGNPERICNVARRILESQQAGNQIIAVVSAMSGVTDNLLKLANAVSPAPTERELDVLLSTGEQQTIALTAMAINALGGKAVSLTGAQAGIETDGVHTKARIANITPTEVHEMLDEGNIVILAGFQGKTSDGLITTLGRGGSDLTAIAMAAAVKADLCQIFTDVDGVYTCDPRVVKKAQKIETISYDEMLEMASSGSKVMQSRSVEFAKKFGVRFEVRNSMNTNPGTLVKEETPGMESVVVRGISIERNQAKITIDDVPDQPGVAALIFGAIAKANIVIDIIVQNVSYDGETDVSFTLSAADLPRAEAEVRKVLADIGPNTDVRSESGIAKLSIVGIGMRSHSGVAARMFAALSAAEVNIQMISTSEIKTAVTVSEADIEKAAQAVHTAFGLDAE, translated from the coding sequence ATGTCATTGATCGTCCAAAAATACGGTGGCACCTCGGTCGGCAATCCCGAACGTATCTGCAACGTCGCCCGCCGCATCCTCGAAAGCCAGCAAGCCGGCAACCAGATCATCGCCGTCGTCTCCGCCATGTCCGGGGTGACCGACAACCTCCTCAAACTCGCCAACGCCGTTTCCCCAGCTCCTACCGAGCGTGAACTCGACGTCCTCCTTTCCACCGGCGAACAACAAACCATCGCGCTCACCGCCATGGCCATCAACGCCCTCGGCGGCAAGGCCGTTTCCCTCACCGGCGCGCAGGCCGGCATTGAAACCGACGGCGTCCACACCAAGGCCCGCATCGCCAACATCACGCCCACCGAAGTCCACGAAATGCTTGATGAAGGCAACATCGTCATCCTCGCCGGATTCCAGGGCAAAACCAGCGACGGCCTTATCACCACCCTCGGCCGCGGGGGTTCCGACCTCACCGCGATCGCCATGGCCGCCGCCGTGAAGGCCGACCTCTGCCAGATCTTTACCGACGTCGACGGCGTCTACACTTGCGACCCGCGGGTCGTTAAGAAAGCTCAAAAAATCGAAACCATCAGTTACGACGAAATGCTGGAAATGGCCAGCAGCGGCAGCAAGGTGATGCAAAGCCGCAGCGTCGAATTCGCCAAAAAATTCGGAGTCCGATTCGAAGTCCGCAACAGCATGAACACCAACCCCGGCACCCTTGTGAAAGAAGAAACTCCAGGCATGGAATCCGTCGTCGTCCGCGGCATCAGCATCGAACGCAATCAGGCAAAAATCACCATCGATGACGTCCCCGACCAGCCCGGTGTCGCCGCCCTGATTTTCGGTGCCATCGCCAAAGCCAACATCGTCATCGACATCATCGTGCAGAACGTCAGTTATGACGGCGAAACGGATGTCAGCTTCACTCTCAGCGCCGCCGATCTCCCTAGAGCCGAAGCCGAAGTCCGCAAAGTCCTCGCCGACATCGGCCCCAACACCGATGTCCGCAGCGAAAGCGGCATCGCCAAACTCAGCATCGTCGGCATCGGCATGCGCAGCCACAGTGGCGTCGCCGCTCGTATGTTCGCCGCACTTTCCGCCGCCGAGGTCAACATTCAGATGATCTCCACCAGTGAGATCAAAACCGCCGTGACCGTCAGCGAAGCCGACATCGAAAAAGCCGCCCAAGCCGTCCACACCGCCTTTGGACTAGACGCCGAATAA